A stretch of the Tachyglossus aculeatus isolate mTacAcu1 chromosome 6, mTacAcu1.pri, whole genome shotgun sequence genome encodes the following:
- the TREX2 gene encoding three prime repair exonuclease 2 → MSESQKCETFVFLDLEATGLPDAYPQIAEISLFAIHRVSLEHPVWDESGDLLLPRVLDKLTLCMNPEQPFTPKAAKITGLNNQNLTDNQKPCFDGTVVKILREFLSRQVSPICLVAHNGFAYDFPLLRTELQRLGANLLEDTYCLDTLPALKGLDKAHDHGTRSRRGKSYRLGNLYRQYFGDDPKAAHSAEGDVYTLVMVFLHRAPELLQWAGTKARSWDEIEPMYSPGPRRSSGRSRNA, encoded by the coding sequence ATGTCGGAATCTCAGAAGTGTGAAACCTTTGTCTTCCTGGACTTGGAAGCTACCGGCCTTCCCGATGCCTATCCCCAAATAGCAGAGATCTCCCTATTTGCCATCCACCGCGTCTCTCTGGAGCATCCCGTGTGGGATGAGTCCGGCGACCTGTTGCTGCCCCGGGTCCTGGACAAGCTTACTCTCTGCATGAATCCCGAGCAGCCCTTCACGCCGAAGGCCGCCAAGATCACTGGCCTGAATAATCAGAACCTGACAGACAACCAGAAGCCGTGCTTCGATGGCACAGTGGTGAAGATCCTGAGGGAGTTCCTTAGCAGGCAGGTGTCCCCCATTTGCCTGGTTGCTCACAATGGCTTTGCCTACGACTTTCCGCTCCTGCGGACAGAGCTGCAGCGACTGGGTGCCAACCTGCTTGAGGATACCTACTGCCTCGACACCCTCCCCGCATTGAAGGGCCTAGACAAAGCCCACGATCACGGCACCAGGTCGCGCCGTGGCAAGAGCTACCGACTTGGGAACTTGTACCGGCAGTATTTCGGGGATGACCCAAAGGCCGCCCATTCAGCTGAGGGAGATGTCTACACACTGGTCATGGTCTTCCTCCACAGGGCTCCTGAACTCCTTCAGTGGGCCGGCACCAAGGcccggagctgggatgagatcgAGCCCATGTATTCACCCGGTCCCAGAAGGTCCAGCGGGCGAAGCCGCAACGCCTGA